GGGGGCGAACGATGTTTTGGCGATATCCCGGGAGCAGGGCCTCTGGAGTTCATTGCGAGTCGTCCCAAACCTCGCCAATCTCGTCTGGGCCGTCGCCATGAAGTCGCGACGGTCGAATTTGCTCTACGCCAACTCCCAAAAAGCTCTGGTCGTCTGCGCGCTCGCATCTGTGATCGGCAGGCGTCCGCTGATTTGGCATTTGCACGATATATTGACGGCGAGCCATTTCAGCGCAGCGATGCGCGCGATCGCCATTCGGTTGGCCAATTGGCGAGCCAGTTGCGTTATCGCCAATTCGCAGGCGACGGCCGACGCCTTCGCCGCCGCCGGCGGACGGCGCCGCGCAGTGGTGATTCACAATGGAATCGACCCCGCTCCTTTCTCGAATGTCGATGCGGAGGCGGCCGGGACGGAATTGCGGCGCCAAATCGGTTGCGGGGATAGCCCGCTCGTCGGCGTGTTCAGCCGTCTGGCCTTTTGGAAAGGACAGCATATCGCCATCGAAGCGGCGCGTTCGACGCCCGATGTGCATGTCGTGCTGGTTGGCGGCCCTTTGTTCGACGAGCAAGCCTATGAAGACAAGCTCCGTCGCGAAGCCGATAATGCCGAGGTTCGGGGTCGCATTCATTTTTTGGGGTTTCGGAATGATATACCGGCGCTGATGAGCGCGGTGGACATCGTAATACATACCTCGATCGCGCCCGAGCCCTTCGGCAGGGTTATCGTCGAAGGCATGTTGGCGCAGAAGCCGGTGATTGCGACCGCCGCCGGCGGGGCGCTCGAGATCATCGAGGACGGCGTGAGCGGTTTGCTCGTCCAACCGGGCGACGCCGGCGCGCTAGCTGCGGCGATGCGCGCTATCCTGGCGTCGCCGAATGAGCGTGCGGATTTGGCGTGTCGCGGCTATGAGAGCGCCTTGCGCAAATTCTCGCTCGAAGCGTGCCTCGCCGCAACCGACGAGGTGGTGGACGTCACCGCGGGGAAGTCGGCTCGGCGAAGATTTTCATAGGCTGGCGGCGGCAGGCTCGCGAGCGCGCGGATTCGCAGGGAGAACTTTCTGCACGAAAACGGCGAGCGTCTTCGGCCAGCCACAGATCAGCGTCCCTTATTCGTGGCCCGTGGGCGCGCCGCCGCTCGGGATTTCACGGGTCGGCCGGCGCTGCTCGGATCGACAGCCGATCGAGGCCGCGCAGGGGCTTTTGGCGCAGGGGCTTTCGGGGCGGCTCTGGCCTTCGTCTCCAGCACATTCTCGACGCCCCAGCGGAACAGTAGCGCGAGAACCGGCTCCAGTGAGCGGCCGCGCTCGGTGAGGCTGTATTCGACGCGCGGCGGCACTTCCGGATAGATGCGGCGCGAGATCATGTGATCGCGCTCGAGATCGCGCAATTGCTGCGTGAGCGTGCGCTGCGTGATCGTCTTCAGCAGCCGCTGCAATTGGCTGAAGCGCTTGGTCCCGTCGGCGAGGCGGAATAGGATCGACGGCTTCCATTTGCCGCCGATGATGTCCATCGCGGCCTCGATCGGGCACTCGTCATATTCCTCGTGTCGCTGCTTGCGCATGAGACGGTATCCATTTCTGCCGTATCGACATGATTTGTCGGTATATGCGACATTTCTGCGTACTTCACCAATGAAAAGCATGTCGCTAAGCTTCGCGCCGTCTTTGACAAAAGTGGAGCGCGACAAGCTATGACCAACGCCCTTTCTCCCGAGCTCTATTGGACCGTGCTGACCGCCGGCCTCGCCTCGGTCCTGTGGATTCCCTATATTTTGCAGCGCATTTTGCAGTTGGGGCCGATCGAGGCCTTCCGCGATCCTCTGCATGACGTCGCCACCAAAGCGCCCTGGGCGCAGCGCGCCAAGAGCGCCCATACGAATATGATCGAAAATCTCCTCGTCTTCGCCGTGCTCGCGCTGACGATTCAGATCGTCGGCGGCGGGACCGCGGCGACGGCGTCCGCGGCGCTCCTGTTCTTCGCCTCGCGCGCGGCGCATTATGCCGTCTACACGCTGGGCCTGCCGTGGGTTCGCACGCCGATGTTCCTCATCGGCTTCGGCTGTCAGATCACTCTGCTGCTCGCCATTCTCGCGCATTCGTGACGTCTACGTGCTCTTTGTATCTTGGTGCTGAATTTCACCACGAAGATACGAAGGGCGCGAAATCAATCCGATCCTCGCTCCACCGACAGCATCTTCAAAATGCGTTTGGCCAGCGAGTCCCGCACGGCGCGATAGGAGTCCAATATCGTCTCGCGTGAGCCGCTCGTCGCAGTGGCGTCGAGCGTCGGCCAATAGACGACGTCGACAGCCATGGCGCGTGTGAATTCGAGCGCCTTGTGATGCGACTCCGGCGACAAAGTCACGATGAGATCGAAGTTGGAATCTTCCAAATCCTCGAAGCTGTGCGGCTTGTGGCGGGAGATATCGACCCCGATCTCGTCCATCGCCGCTATGGCGAAAGGATCGGGCTCGCCGCGCTTGAGACCGGCGGAGGCGAAATAGATTTCGCGGCCGAAATAATGACGCCCCAGCGCTTCCGCCATGGGCGAGCGGACGGCGTTCTGCGTGCAGGCGAACAGCACGGCGTGTGGCCGCGATACGAGTCCGCCTTCCTCCGGCATGGGCTCAGCCCTTCCAGTGCAGAGCCGTGACCAGCGTGAAGAGGCGGCGCGCGGTGTCCGAGTCGCAGTCGATCTTGCCCTTCAGCCGTTCGGCGAGGAGGGCCGCGCCTTCATTGTGCAGCCCGCGCCGGCCCATGTCGATCGCCTCGATCCGGCTCGGCGTCGCGGTGCGGATCGCGGCGTAATAGGTCTCGCAAACCAGAAAATAGTCTTTCAGCAGCCGCTTGAAGGGCGTCAGCGACAGAATATGCGTGACGACTGTCGCGCCTGCTTCGTCGCGCACGTCGAAGACGAGCTTGGCGTCATGCAGGGCGATGACGAGGGCGTAGGGCCCGCCGTCATGGCCCTCCAGTGCGAAACTATTGTCCTCGAGCAGATCGTAGATGGCGATGGCGCGCTCATGCTCCTGATCGGCCGTGCCACGCCCGATCGATTGCTCGTCGAGCGTGACGGAGATCAGTCGCTTGGTCGCGCTTTCCGCCACCTCACGCCCCGCGCTGGTCGAGGCGCATGGCCACGGAGCGCGCATGCGCCTGCAGCCGTTCGGCGTCGCCGAGCGTCACGGCGGCGGGGCCGATTTGGCGCAGCGAGGCGGGGTCGCATTTGAGGATCGACGTGCGCTTGACGAAGTCCAGCACGCTCAGCCCAGAGGAGAAGCGCGCCGAGCGCGCCGTCGGCAGAACGTGGTTGGAGCCGCCGACATAATCGCCGATCGCCTCGGGCGTATAGGCGCCGATGAAGATGGCGCCGGCGTTGCGCACCTTCGCCGCCAATTCTTCGGCGTCTTCCGAGACGATCTCCAAATGCTCGGCGGCGATGCGGTCGGCGAGCGGAATGGAGTCGGCGAGGCTCCTGGTCACGATGATCGCGCCATAATCGCGCCAGCTCTTGGAGGCGATCTCGACGCGCGAGAGCGTCGCCAGCTGACGCTCGACGGCGGCGGCGGCCGCGTCGGCGAAGGCCGGATCGTCGGTGATGAGGATCGACTGCGCCGATTCGTCATGCTCCGCCTGGGCGAGCAGATCGATCGCCACCCAATCGGGATTGGCTGTCTTGTCGGCGAGCACGAGAATTTCCGAGGGGCCGGCGATCATGTCTATGCCGACGAGGCCGAAGACGCGGCGCTTGGCGGCGGCCACCCAGGCGTTGCCCGGCCCGACGATCTTGGCCACGGGGCGAATGGTCTTGGTGCCATGGGCCAGCGCCGCGACGGCCTGCGCGCCGCCGACGCGATAGACCTCGTCGACGCCTGCGCGCTTGGCGGCGGCCAGCACCAGCGGGTCGATCACCCCATGCGGGGCGGGGACCACCATCACCAGCCGGTCGACGCCGGCCACCTTGGCCGGCACGGCGTTCATCAGCACGGAGGAGGGGTAGGAGGCGGTGCCGCCCGGCACATAGAGGCCGACCGATTCGAGCGCGCTCCAGCGCCAGCCGAGCTCGACGCCGGCCTCGTCCTTATAGCGGAGGTCTTCCGGCCGCTGGCGTTCGTGGAAGGCTCTTATGCGGGCGTGGGCGAGATCGAGGGCGGCCAGCGTCTCCTTCGGCACTTTGGATTCGGCGGCGTCGATCTCGGCTTTCGTCAAAGCGATGCCGGTCTGCGCGAGGTCGATATGGTCGAAGCGCTTGGAATAATCGATCAGCGCCTCGTCGCCGCGGGCCGCCACATCCTCGATAATGCCGCGGACGGTGTCGTCGACGTCCTGGGCGGCCTCGCGTTTCGTCGCCAGCAGCGCCGAGAAGCGCTCCTCGAAATCCGCCGCCGACGCATCCAATCGCCAAGTCATGTTCTTCTCCAACCGGTATTTCCGGTTGTCATGACCTTGCCTCGCCGTCTTCGTCAAGCTCATGTGACGGACAGGCCTTCGCCGCCCAGCGCGGACCGAGGTCTTGGAGGCGGGCCTCGACGCACTCCACATCCAGGGAAATCGCCGCTCCGCCGGCGAAAATCAGCGTCACCACGCCCCCCGGCG
This genomic window from Methylosinus sp. H3A contains:
- a CDS encoding glycosyltransferase, producing MSNSRILIVDQTGQLGGGELSLLDFARHRRKDCDVLLFSDGPFRERLEQAGVSVAVEQGANDVLAISREQGLWSSLRVVPNLANLVWAVAMKSRRSNLLYANSQKALVVCALASVIGRRPLIWHLHDILTASHFSAAMRAIAIRLANWRASCVIANSQATADAFAAAGGRRRAVVIHNGIDPAPFSNVDAEAAGTELRRQIGCGDSPLVGVFSRLAFWKGQHIAIEAARSTPDVHVVLVGGPLFDEQAYEDKLRREADNAEVRGRIHFLGFRNDIPALMSAVDIVIHTSIAPEPFGRVIVEGMLAQKPVIATAAGGALEIIEDGVSGLLVQPGDAGALAAAMRAILASPNERADLACRGYESALRKFSLEACLAATDEVVDVTAGKSARRRFS
- a CDS encoding helix-turn-helix domain-containing protein, which gives rise to MRKQRHEEYDECPIEAAMDIIGGKWKPSILFRLADGTKRFSQLQRLLKTITQRTLTQQLRDLERDHMISRRIYPEVPPRVEYSLTERGRSLEPVLALLFRWGVENVLETKARAAPKAPAPKAPARPRSAVDPSSAGRPVKSRAAARPRATNKGR
- a CDS encoding MAPEG family protein, encoding MTNALSPELYWTVLTAGLASVLWIPYILQRILQLGPIEAFRDPLHDVATKAPWAQRAKSAHTNMIENLLVFAVLALTIQIVGGGTAATASAALLFFASRAAHYAVYTLGLPWVRTPMFLIGFGCQITLLLAILAHS
- a CDS encoding low molecular weight phosphatase family protein, yielding MPEEGGLVSRPHAVLFACTQNAVRSPMAEALGRHYFGREIYFASAGLKRGEPDPFAIAAMDEIGVDISRHKPHSFEDLEDSNFDLIVTLSPESHHKALEFTRAMAVDVVYWPTLDATATSGSRETILDSYRAVRDSLAKRILKMLSVERGSD
- a CDS encoding UPF0262 family protein; protein product: MRAPWPCASTSAGREVAESATKRLISVTLDEQSIGRGTADQEHERAIAIYDLLEDNSFALEGHDGGPYALVIALHDAKLVFDVRDEAGATVVTHILSLTPFKRLLKDYFLVCETYYAAIRTATPSRIEAIDMGRRGLHNEGAALLAERLKGKIDCDSDTARRLFTLVTALHWKG
- the hisD gene encoding histidinol dehydrogenase; amino-acid sequence: MTWRLDASAADFEERFSALLATKREAAQDVDDTVRGIIEDVAARGDEALIDYSKRFDHIDLAQTGIALTKAEIDAAESKVPKETLAALDLAHARIRAFHERQRPEDLRYKDEAGVELGWRWSALESVGLYVPGGTASYPSSVLMNAVPAKVAGVDRLVMVVPAPHGVIDPLVLAAAKRAGVDEVYRVGGAQAVAALAHGTKTIRPVAKIVGPGNAWVAAAKRRVFGLVGIDMIAGPSEILVLADKTANPDWVAIDLLAQAEHDESAQSILITDDPAFADAAAAAVERQLATLSRVEIASKSWRDYGAIIVTRSLADSIPLADRIAAEHLEIVSEDAEELAAKVRNAGAIFIGAYTPEAIGDYVGGSNHVLPTARSARFSSGLSVLDFVKRTSILKCDPASLRQIGPAAVTLGDAERLQAHARSVAMRLDQRGA